DNA sequence from the Paenibacillus physcomitrellae genome:
AGCTCGCTTTCCATTCTGCTGCTTGTCACGGTGCTCAGCGTAGCACCGGCCATTTTGGTCTTGATGACCAGCTTTACCCGGATTGTAGTGGTGCTTGGTTTTGTAAGAAGTTCGCTTGGCACGCAGCAGGCGCCGCCCAATCAGGTATTGGTTGGTTTGGCGCTGTTTATGACCTTGTTCATTATGAGTCCAACGCTTTCGGAAGTGAACCAAGTCGCGCTCCAGCCCTATTTAAAAGGGGAGATCAGTCAGACGGATGCTCTGGAGAAAGCTGCTGTTCCTATGAAGCAGTTTATGTACAAGCATACACGCAACAAAGATCTGCAGCTGTTTCTGAGTTATACCAAGATGGAGCAGCCCAAAGCGGTTGAGGACATTCCGATTACGGTGCTGGTTCCGGCTTACGCGATCAGTGAACTGAAGACGGCGTTTCAAATGGGATTTATGATTTATATTCCTTTTCTAATTATCGATATTGTCGTGTCCAGCACCTTGATGGCGATGGGGATGATGATGCTTCCGCCGGTTATGATCTCGCTTCCGTTCAAAATATTGCTTTTTGTTTTGGTCGATGGATGGTATCTGGTCGTGAAGTCACTGCTCGAGAGCTTCGGCACTTCATAGCGAATCGACAGCATGTCAAGGAAAGAATCGAACTGGGGGTAACAAAGATGAATTCGCAATTTGTCATTGGACTGGCGGGTCAGGCCATTTATACGGTCCTCAAAGCCAGCGCGCCAATGCTCATTATTGCTCTGGTTGTCGGACTGATCATCAGTATTTTTCAGGCAACAACGCAAATTCAGGAGCAGACGCTCGCTTTTGTTCCTAAAATTGTGGCTGTTCTTGTCGCGATGCTTCTGTTCGGCCCCTGGATTCTATCAACGATGGTGGACTTTACTTATGGAATTTTAAATAATTTGTCCCGCTATATCGGATAGGAAAAGCGACCTATGGATATTATGCAGGCCTTACCTGTTTTCATGCTTATTTTTTGTCGAATCACCGCTTTTTTTGTTGTCGCACCTGTCTTTTCCGCAAGAACAGTGCCGAACACGTTCAAAGTGGGTTTTTCCGGTATTTTGGCCGTGTTAATTTTTTTGGTCTATGGAACGAAACAAACGGTTCCGACGGATTTAACTTTTATTCTGTTTATTTTAAGGGAAATCCTGATCGGGCTGCTGATGGGGTATGTGGCTACTTTAATATTTACAGTTATCACTATGGCCGGCGCTTTCCTAGATATTCAAATCGGTTTTGGTATTGCAAATGTGCTGGACCCGATGACAGGAGCATCGGCACCCGTTACGGGCAATTTCAAATATGCGATTGCCACTTTGTTCTTTCTGGGGATGAACGGTCATCATTATTTGATTCAAGCCATGCTGAGGAGCTACGATTGGATCCCTCTTTCTAACGACGTCTTTGCACGAACGGCTAATGGGAACATCAACGAGTTCCTGATCCATGCGTTCAGTCAATCGTTTATGCTTGCGTTTCAGCTCGCTGCTCCGATCATCGTTGCTTTGTTCCTGACGGATGTGGCCCTTGGCTTTCTGGCCAAAACGGCACCTCAGTTTAACATCTTCGTAATCGGCGTTCCGCTGAAAATTCTTGTCGGTCTTGTCCTTCTCCTAGTGTTTATGTCCAGTCTGGTGTATTCGTTTCAGCAGTTGTTTGAGACCTTGTTCAAAACGCTGGAGAACCTGATGGGGACAATGGGAAGCAGGCCTTAAGAAGAGGAAAGGAAGGAATGGCCTTGGCACTCCGTTATGTGCTTGATCTTCAGCTGTTTGCGGGAGAGAAAACCGAAAATGCAACGCCAAAGAAAAAGCAGGATGCAAGGAAAAAAGGCCAGGTTGCCAAAAGTAATGATGTTTCTGCGGCGTTTGTTTTACTCTCTTCCTTTTTTGCTCTGCTGATGTTCGGCGGTTATTACAAACAGCATTTGGTCGATCTGTTCAAAGATTTTTTTGTTAACCGGCTTACTTTCGATGTCACTTCGCAAAGCGTGATGACGATGTTTGGCAGTTTGGCGGTTCAAGTTGCCCTTATGCTGGCACCAATCTTTGGTGTAGTGTTGGTGGTCGGTATATTGGCTAATTATATTCAGGTTGGTTTTCTGCTTACAGGAGAATCCCTTAAGCCGAAGTTCAGTAAAATTGACCCGATTAAAGGGCTCAAAAATATTTTTTCAATGAGAAGCGTCATCGAACTTCTTAAATCGGTTTTTAAATTGATAGTTATCTTTGTTGTGGTTTATATCACCCTGGCCGATTCAAAAGATGAAATCTCAAAGCTGGGATATGTGAGTATAGAAGCTGCCTTTAATTATACGGCAAAAGTGACGATGGACCTTGGCATCAAGATCGGCGCAGCTTTGCTGGTACTGGCTTTCGGCGATTATATGTATCAGCGGTATTCACATGCTAAGAGCTTGCGGATGAGCAAACAGGACATTAAAGACGAATACAAGAAGATGGAAGGCGACCCGCTTATTAAAGGCAAAATTCGTGAACGTCAGCGTCGCATGGCCCTGCAGCGTATGATGCAGGAAATTCCGAAAGCGGATGTCATTATCACAAACCCTACGCATTTTGCTGTAGCGCTAAAATATGACGGAAACGAAATGGAAGCTCCGCAGGTGATCGCCAAAGGCCAAGATTTCGTGGCCCTTCGAATCAAGGAAATAGCCAAGGAGCATGGCGTTATAACGATGGAAAACAAGCCGCTCGCCCGCGCGCTGTTTCAAAGAACGGAGATTGGAGATTCCATTCCGGCTGATTTGTTCCAGGCGGTGGCCGAGGTTCTGGCCTATGTATATAAATTAAAAGGCAAAGTGAGATAGAAGGGATCGGAGGCGATACGAATGAAAATTAAAGATATTTCGATTCTGGTAGGAATCATTGGCATCGTCCTGATGATGATTCTTCCGATCCCGAAGACACTGCTTGATATTCTTCTAGTCATCAATATATCAATCGCGATGATGATTTTGCTTGTTGCTATGAACACAAAGGAAGCGCTGCAGTTCTCGATCTTCCCTTCCTTGCTGCTGATTACAACGATGTTCCGGCTTGCCCTGAATATATCGACAACCAAACTGATTTTGGGAGAAGGGGATGCCGGGCACGTTGTCCGGACATTCGGCAGCTGGATTTCCAGCGGACAGCCCGTTATCGGTTTCATTGTCTTTCTGATTCTGGTTGTCGTTCAGTTTATTGTGATCACGAAAGGTTCGGAGCGTGTGGCAGAAGTCGCTGCCAGATTTACTTTGGACGCTATGCCGGGTAAGCAGATGAGTATCGACGCCGATTTGAACGCGGGACTTATCAACGAGCACCAGGCGAAAGAGCGCCGCTCCAAAATCGAACGCGAAGCGGATTTCTACGGGGCGATGGATGGTGCAAGTAAATTCGTAAAAGGCGATGCCATCGCTTCGATTATTATTTTGTTCATCAACCTGATCGGCGGTTTCATCATTGGTATGGTGATGCATGGGATGGCCTTTTCCGATGCGCTTTCGACCTACTCGCTGCTGACGATCGGTGATGGTCTGGTCAGCCAGATCCCAGCGCTGCTGATTTCAACTTCCGCGGGTTTGATCGTGACCAGGGCGTCTTCCGACGGGAATTTGGCTGACGATATTACAGGCCAGCTGTTTGCTTTTCCAAAGCTGATTTATATCGTTGCCGCTATGATAGCGCTGCTGGGCCTCTTTACACCGATTGGGCCAATCGCGACTCTTCCATTGGCTGGGCTGCTTGCTTTTGCCGCAAGGCGGATGCAAAACAATTTCAGCAAGCAGGTTATTGAGCAGGAACAGCACGAAGAAGAGCAGCAGATCGAGGAGGTCCGCAGCCCGGAAAGTGTTATCAACCTGCTGCAGGTGGATCCCATTGAATTTGAGTTTGGCTATGGATTGATTCCGCTTGCGGATACTTCTCAAGGGGGAGACCTGCTGGACCGGATCATTATGATCCGCAGACAGTGTGCGCTTGAGCTGGGGCTCGTTGTGCCGGTGATCCGAATTCGCGACAATATTCAACTCAAACCGAACGAATATGTCATAAAAATTAAAGGGAATACCGTCGGTCGCGGGGAATTATTACTTAATCACTACCTGGCGATGAGTCCTGGATTTGACGATGATTCGATTACCGGGATTGATACTTTAGAACCGGCATTTGGTCTTCCGGCTTTATGGATTGATGAGCCGACGAAAGAGCGGGCCGAAATGGCCGGGTACACGGTTGTGGACCCTCCATCCGTTGTGGCGACTCATTTGACGGAAACGATCAAGAAGCACGCTCATGAGCTGCTTGGCCGTCAAGAAACGAAAGCTCTTGTGGATAATCTCAGAGAGAACTACCCGGTATTGGTGGACGAACTTATTCCGTCTGTACTGTCCATCGGCGATGTG
Encoded proteins:
- the flhA gene encoding flagellar biosynthesis protein FlhA, which encodes MKIKDISILVGIIGIVLMMILPIPKTLLDILLVINISIAMMILLVAMNTKEALQFSIFPSLLLITTMFRLALNISTTKLILGEGDAGHVVRTFGSWISSGQPVIGFIVFLILVVVQFIVITKGSERVAEVAARFTLDAMPGKQMSIDADLNAGLINEHQAKERRSKIEREADFYGAMDGASKFVKGDAIASIIILFINLIGGFIIGMVMHGMAFSDALSTYSLLTIGDGLVSQIPALLISTSAGLIVTRASSDGNLADDITGQLFAFPKLIYIVAAMIALLGLFTPIGPIATLPLAGLLAFAARRMQNNFSKQVIEQEQHEEEQQIEEVRSPESVINLLQVDPIEFEFGYGLIPLADTSQGGDLLDRIIMIRRQCALELGLVVPVIRIRDNIQLKPNEYVIKIKGNTVGRGELLLNHYLAMSPGFDDDSITGIDTLEPAFGLPALWIDEPTKERAEMAGYTVVDPPSVVATHLTETIKKHAHELLGRQETKALVDNLRENYPVLVDELIPSVLSIGDVQKVLGKLLREKISIRDMVSIFETLADYGQYTKDPEVLTEYVRQALSRQITQQFTNQGETMQVITVGPSLEKKIAESVQQTEQGSYVALDPVSTQTVYQKLNEQINRLIQSGQQPIVLTSPTIRMYLRQVMERTLQDVPVLSYSELEPNVEIQSVGVVNL
- the fliP gene encoding flagellar type III secretion system pore protein FliP (The bacterial flagellar biogenesis protein FliP forms a type III secretion system (T3SS)-type pore required for flagellar assembly.) produces the protein MLFSVVSVTASAADPIPDIQIQVGNSDGKPGTSSLSILLLVTVLSVAPAILVLMTSFTRIVVVLGFVRSSLGTQQAPPNQVLVGLALFMTLFIMSPTLSEVNQVALQPYLKGEISQTDALEKAAVPMKQFMYKHTRNKDLQLFLSYTKMEQPKAVEDIPITVLVPAYAISELKTAFQMGFMIYIPFLIIDIVVSSTLMAMGMMMLPPVMISLPFKILLFVLVDGWYLVVKSLLESFGTS
- the flhB gene encoding flagellar biosynthesis protein FlhB, with amino-acid sequence MALALRYVLDLQLFAGEKTENATPKKKQDARKKGQVAKSNDVSAAFVLLSSFFALLMFGGYYKQHLVDLFKDFFVNRLTFDVTSQSVMTMFGSLAVQVALMLAPIFGVVLVVGILANYIQVGFLLTGESLKPKFSKIDPIKGLKNIFSMRSVIELLKSVFKLIVIFVVVYITLADSKDEISKLGYVSIEAAFNYTAKVTMDLGIKIGAALLVLAFGDYMYQRYSHAKSLRMSKQDIKDEYKKMEGDPLIKGKIRERQRRMALQRMMQEIPKADVIITNPTHFAVALKYDGNEMEAPQVIAKGQDFVALRIKEIAKEHGVITMENKPLARALFQRTEIGDSIPADLFQAVAEVLAYVYKLKGKVR
- the fliQ gene encoding flagellar biosynthesis protein FliQ — its product is MNSQFVIGLAGQAIYTVLKASAPMLIIALVVGLIISIFQATTQIQEQTLAFVPKIVAVLVAMLLFGPWILSTMVDFTYGILNNLSRYIG
- the fliR gene encoding flagellar biosynthetic protein FliR; the protein is MDIMQALPVFMLIFCRITAFFVVAPVFSARTVPNTFKVGFSGILAVLIFLVYGTKQTVPTDLTFILFILREILIGLLMGYVATLIFTVITMAGAFLDIQIGFGIANVLDPMTGASAPVTGNFKYAIATLFFLGMNGHHYLIQAMLRSYDWIPLSNDVFARTANGNINEFLIHAFSQSFMLAFQLAAPIIVALFLTDVALGFLAKTAPQFNIFVIGVPLKILVGLVLLLVFMSSLVYSFQQLFETLFKTLENLMGTMGSRP